GCTATGTCAATGGTAGCTTGTGGAAAGTCAGGAGCTGCTGAGGTATACACAGCAGAGGTTGATTCAGTTGAGGCAGGTTACGAAGGTGACTGCGTAAATACTGATCAGGACATTTTAGTACTTAACGCAGACGGAACATATACTCTTACACATGGCTTCTATGTAAACCAGATTAGTGGTGTTGTAGTGGCAAACATTAAAAATGTGTATAATGGTAAATATACAGCAGGTGAAGCTAATGCGGATGGCCAGAAGGAAATCACACTTGAGGCTCCTACATCAGGATATTTGAACATGAATGGTTCAGTTACATTATCTAGCGAGGACCCATCAGTGCTTGAGGACTTTGATGCAACATCATTCACAGTAAATGTTAATACAGGTGCTATTGAGCAGTAATTACATTACTAATCTTAGCTGGCCAGCTTTTAGTTGGCCAGCTTATGCACTTTGGGGGATTAGATGAATATTCATTTGACGATTATAATGCTGCTAAACGCTATAGAATTAGCAGTGCCATGTACAATTTTAGCTAGAAGTTTGGAGCGGAGAAACTATTTTGTTCTTCGCTTATTTTGCTGTTTAGCATTAGTATTTGTATACATTTTTTTATTTCCATTAGATGGGCTAAATTACTTGCTTATACATATTCCAATCATACTTGTTGCTTTCCTCTATTTAAAATTATGTTATAAAACAACTATGACACAAACTGTGTTCTTAGGAACAATTGGATATACCTTAAAGCATATATCAAGCTTAATAAACTCTATAATCACAGTGTTTTTTCCAAGAGTATTTGGACATTTCAGTGAGACTAAAGGGGAGTATTTCATTTTAGGCTATGCGCTGATTATAGGAATTGATATTATCGTATTTTCGATAGCCTACTATATTACAGCCAAGAAAGCTATTAGAGCAGAGTTGCAAAAGAACGCCACTATCCCAATGAGTATTTTAGGGGCGATAGTGCTGATAATGAATCAGTTCTGGTCACTTGGTATTGTGGTAGCAGGGGCGGATTATACAGTTTCATATAGCTCCTTAATTGAGTATATTTGGAATCTAATGTTTTGCTTTTTAGTTCTTGCTATTCAGTTCAACATTGTGCAAATAAGTGAGAAGGATAAAGAACTAGAAATAACCCAAAGACTTATTGCAGATAAAGAGCAGCAATATAAAATGTCTAAATCCAATATGGAAGCAATACAAAAAAAGTGTCATGACCTAAAATACGAAATTGCTGCAATCGCAATGGGCGTTGAACCAACGAAGCATGCTGAAGATGCTATGGCTGTGCTTAGAACCTTTAATAGTGATATTAAGACAGGAAATACTACTCTTGATATTATTTTCAATGAAAAGAATTATTACTGTAAAGATCATGATATCGTATTTACTCCAATGATTGATGGGGCTGCCCTTTCCTTTATTAAGACAACGGATTTATATGTCCTTTTTAGTGGGCTAATTGATAGTGCTATATCATCAGTCAGACAGTTAGCAAATCATACAAAAAGATATATCTATATTTATGTACACTCCGAAAAGGGGTTTTTGCTTATTCAAATAGAACATCCTTTGGACTTGGATAAAGATTATATTTTAAAAGAGCGAAACGGGCAGATAATTGTTAAACGACCAGAACTTGCAGGACTTGAATATGTTATTGAAAAATACGATGGTAGTATAAATACAAAGCTTGAAGAAGATGTTTTTATGCTAAATATCATATTCCCTATAAGTGAGAGTCTAGAACAGGAGAAGAAATGAGGAACATAGCAATTGTGGATGATGACGCAAATATACGTCAGCAGTTACAATCCTTTTTAAAAAAGTATACAGAAAACTTTGGGGAAGATTTTGTAGTTAGCGAGTTTTCTATTCCAGAGGCTTTTCTTACTAACTATAAATCAAACTATGATGTGGTTTTTATGGATATTGATATGCCTGGAATGAACGGACTTCAGGCTGCAAAAAGACTTCGAGAACTAGATGAAAAAGTAGTGCTTATATTTGTAACCAATTTAGCTCAGTATGCTATCAAAGGGTACGAAGTAGCCGCTACAGATTTCGTTGTAAAACCTTTAGAGTATACTAAGTTTGAAACAAAGATAGCTCGTGCTATTAAGCTTACAGATGACAGAGCTAAAAGCCCATCATTACTTCTTAGGGTAGAAGATAAGATGGTTTCTATAAAGATGGAGGATATTCGTTATGTGGAAGTACAAGGACATAATGTTTATTACTACACCAGCAAGGATACATATAGAATAAGAGGAACCCTAAAGGAATCCGCTGCCGAACTTGACAGTAACGAATTCTTTATGTGTGCTAAATGCTATCTTGTTAACCTTGCATATGTTGAATCTGTAAAAGGAAATGTAGTGACTGTTGCAGGACAGGATATTACTGTAAGCCGACCAAAGAAAAAGGTATTTATGGAAGCTCTAGCAGCGTATCATAACAAAAGATAAGCAACTTATGGCAACTTCATAACAGTTGGTGACACTTATATTGAGATGACCCTCCTTGAAAATTAGTATGTAACTAGTTTTTAAGGAGGGTTTTAATTATGAAAAAGACAAAAGTATTTTTATTTCTTGGTTTAATTGTATGTGGCCTATTAACTGGCTGTGGAAAACAGACTGAAACTGCTAGTGTCACAAATGCTCAGGCCCAGGCAAAAGATGCTGCTGTAGAGTATCAGTGGGATTTCGTAAAAAAGACTACAGGAATTGATGATCTGAAACAGGAATGCGATGAGAAGGGTGAACTGACAAAGCTTGAGTACGAGACACCTAATTATCCTGTAAATCCAGAAGAAACTGTAACTAAAGAAATGTGGGTATATACACCATATGGCTATGACCCTGCCAAGGAATATAACATTTTATATTTGATGCATGGAGGCGGTGAATCAGAAATCTATTGGCTTGCAGGAGAACGCTGGGGCCCAACTACAAGAAATGTACTTGATAACATGATTAAAAATAAAGTCTGCGATCCATTCATTGTAGTAACACCAACATTTAATCCCGCTACAGAAATGGATATAGATAATGCTGAAGGAGCAGAGGATTTAACATATGTGTTTGCTGATGAATTAAGGAATCAGGTTGTCCCTACTGTTGAGTCTCAGTTTTCTACTTATGCAGATGGTGATGTGTCAGAGGAAAATCTTATAGCAACTCGCGACCACAGAGCATTTGCTGGATTTTCAATGGGCTCAATGACTAGCATTCATTGCTCATTAATGAAGAATGTAGATATGTTTAGCTGGGTAGGCTCATATTCAGGGGCGAAAACAAAAGTAGATGATTTCAAAAACGCTTTAGAATCTGATGAGTATAAGGACTATGCGGTGAAGTTTTGGTACAACGGAAATGGCAAAGGTGATATAGCCCATGATGAGCATGATGAGTTTTGCCATGGTGTTGTTGATGCCATGCCAGACAGATTTGTAGATGGTGAGAATTTTGCCTGGGTTGATATCAAGGACGGCTCTCATTCATATCAAAGCTGGGTGGTTGATTTATACAACTGCATGCTAGTATTTTTTAAGGAGTAATTTGAAATGAAAAGATTTAGTAAGTTAGTTTGTTTATTAGCAGCGGCAAGCATGTTTGTAGGCTGCGGCCAAAAACAAGAGCAACAGCAGGCACAGGTACAGCAGACGGCGGCCCAGGAATATCAGTGGGATTTTGCAAAAAAGAATGGCGACATTGATGCATTGAAAGAAGAATGTGATGAAAAAGGTGAAGTAATAACAATTGAGTATGAAACACCTGCATATGCCATTAATGACTTAAAAGGTGTTGATGAGACTCTTACAAAGACAATGACAGTATATCTGCCATATGGTTATGACGAAAATGGTCAGTACAATGTTTTATATTTATTGCATGGAACCAGGGGTGAAACTGATCCAGCAATGGAAACTATATGGTTAGAGGGATGGTCTGCTACACGTAATATCCTTGACAACATGATTAAAGAAGGAATGTGTGAACCAACAATCGTTGTATGTCCTACATACTATTCGGAAATGGAAGGGAATGAAATGACAGAGGATGATGCAAAAGCCTTATCAGAAAAGCTAAATGATGAAATGATATACGCTGACAAAGCTGAAGATGGCGGGGAAGTAGACAATGCACAAAACATTTGGCCTGTATATTTTGGTCAGGAGTTAAGAAACAATATTATTCCAACTGCTGAATCTCAACTTGCAACATACGCAGGGCACGATGTGTCAGAAGAAAACTTAATAGCTACAAGAGACCACAGAGCATTTGCAGGCCTTAGCCGTGGCTCTATGACAGTTGCTCGTTCTGGTATGACAGATAATGCAGATTTATTTGCTTACTTTGGAATGTATTCCGGGGCATGGCAAAAGCCAGAAGCTTTTGAAAAAGCAATGACAGAGGACTTCGCTGATTATGAAATAAAGTTTTGGTATAACGGAAACGGAGCAGGAGATTTTGCTCTTGAAAACCATAAAGATTTTTGTGAAAAAGTACTATCAGACATTCCTGACAAATTTACAGATGGGCAGAATTATGCATTTGTAAAGCTAAGAGACGGTGCCCATATGTTTGCCAGCTGGCAGGCTGATTTATATAATTCGCTCTTAGTATTCTTCAAATAATTCTTCTTTACCTCATCCAGTAGCAAGGTCCATGTGGCCTTGCTACTTTTATTAAGCTCTACACACTAATCATGGTATATTGCTGACTCTTGCGAACGCCATAAAGTGATTTCTATTTTCATTCATTATTTATAATATCAACACATACCATTCACATATAGAGCTTATAGTTTGCATTGTCAGCTCGGCAGCGAATGGTAGCTCGCTTTATAAAATACTCCAACTAGAAAAAATTGTATTTCTTGAATGTTACCTAATTGGTATGTCATGAGAAAAATATTTATTTGGAGGAATTATAAAATGAAGAAACTATTAGCTTTAATGTTATGTGGAGCCATGGGCTTATCAGCCGTTGCATGTGGTCAAACTGCAACAGAAACTACCACAGAAACAAGTGAAACGACGGAAATTGAGGAGACTACAGCAGAAGCTGAAACAACAGCTACAGCAAGTGTAGACAATAGCTATGCTGAGGACACAGATGCGCTTGTTGAAGAATATGCTGATGAATTTGAACAGGTTGAGTACACAGATGATGAAACCGGCCTAACAGTAACTTCCAATATCTATTTACCAGAGGATTATGACGAAACAGAAGAGTATCCTATGGTAGTCTTTATAGCTGATTCAAGCTGTGCTGGTGATGATGCAACATCTTCTCTTACACAAGGACGTGGTGCCTTGGTGTGGGCTGCAGATCAGTGGCAATCAGCAAATCCTAGCATAGTATTAGTGCCAACATATCCAGAGACAATTTTAGATGACCAGAATGGCTATAGCACAACGGAATATGTAGAGCTTACAAAGCGACTTACAGATGATGTATCAGAGGAGTACGCAGTTGATACTGATAGAATCTACGGTACAGGTCAATCTATGGGATGCATGACCACTCTCATTTTAGCCTCAGAATATCCTGATTTATATGCAGCATGTATGTTTGTTGATGGACAGTGGGATGTTAGTACACTTTCATCATTAGAAGACCAGACATTTATATATTTTGCCGCTGAAGATGATCAGAATGCTTATAATGGAATGCAGGAAGTCATGGATATGTTCGACGAGGATGGTGTCGAGTATACATACGCCCAGTGGGATGGAACATGGACACCAGATGAACTTACAGATGCAACATCAGAATTAACATCAGGCAATACAAATGCCTACTTTGTATCATGGAAATCAGGTACAATAGAAGCTAGTAGTGAAACTTCTTTTGCAGGTCCTAACAGCTCTAACGATGGTGGAGAAAAGCCAGCATTGGATTCAGAAAATGATAAGCCTGCTATGTCAGGTGACGCTAAAGCCGGTGAGAAGCCAGAAGGTGGTATGAATGCAGGTGGAGATAATTCCATGATGGAAAGTGTAAAATATCACATGGCATCATTTGACTATGCATATAGATGTATATCTGTAATGGAATGGTTGTTTGAAAACTAGCGGGAAAAAAGGATGTATTTGGGTTATGAACAAAAACGAGAGCAGGTACTTTAAATCAGCCGAAAAGATGCATACTGCACTTATTTCTCTAATAGAGAATAAGGATTTCGAACTGATTACAGTTAAGGAAATATGTGCAGAGGCTGGGGTTAACAGATCGACATTTTATCTTCATTATGATAATACCAATGATCTTCTTCGAGAAACAATCGAAGCGGCATATAGGGATTTCTTCAGTAGGTTTTCCGCTGATGGACCTAAAAAAATTGATATTGAGGATAAGAAGAATGAGGAATTGTTTTTAGTGACTCCAAAGTATCTTATGCCGTATCTGGAATTTGTGGAAGATAACCGCAAGCTCTTTTATATAATGTATGAGAAAAACGAGATGATGGGAGCTGAGAAAACATACGAGAAATGGTTTAGAGAGATATTTGGACCAATACTCACAAGGTTTGGAGTATCTGAGACAGAACAACCATTTATTATGATTTTTTATCTTAAAGGGATTATTGGTGTGGTAAATGAATGGATAGCCAGAGATTGTGCTGAATCAAAAGATGAGATCATTGGCATTATTCAGAAATGCATTTTGATGCCAATAAAAGAAACTAATTAAATACGTAAAATTAATCCAACACTTTTTATGAATCGTGTCGGGACCTTAGGTCCTGAAACCAACACTTTTCGTAAAAAGTGTTGTTCTGTTTATGGGAGCACTTTTCTATAATTACCTCAAGCTCAAAGCAGAGAGTTCAAAATCAAAATTGATGGAGGTAAAACAATGAACAATTTAGACAAGGTATACGCAGAAAGTGTAGCAAAGGATTATATGCCAAAGGAGACAAGTAAAGTAAGACAATTGAAGAAGCTTGATGAAAAGGCAAAGCTTCCAGCATTGGTGACAGCTATGTCACTGGGAGTAGTTGGAGCATTAATATTTGGTTTAGGAATGTGTCTTTCTATGGGAATACTAGGAACTGGATTAGTAAGCATGATTTTTGGAGTAATACTTGGGCTTTTAGGCGTTGTAATATGTGGTGTGAATTATCCGCTGTACAAAAAGCTTCTAAAAAAAGGAAAAGCTATGTACGCCTATGACATTCTTGAACTTGCAAAGGAAATAACAGCAGCTGAGAATTAAGAGCAGTTTTCTTTAGTAGTAAGGTAGGAGGAATCACAAATGGTGAGATGGCACTTAATGCTGGTCCTCAGTCGCTAGTGATTTCTCTTTTAAGACAGTTTGTTTTAGTAATACCTGTAGCATATGTCTTTTCAAATATGGTAATTGCTGGGATTGCTTCAAAATCTATTATCTGGTTTACATTTATGATTGCTGAGGTTTTAACAGCCTTGGTTGGATATATTATGCTTAAGAAAATAATACAGAATAGCCTTAGTTTTAAGGTGATATAATGCACTAATTTCTTTTTGTAATTGATATGCAACAAAATATAGAGATTGCTATTTACCTACTAAAAGAGTATGCTTTTAGAAAACAGGTGAGAAGGGGGAAAGTACTCTTTGCAGCTAGTGAGGATACTATTAACAAGGAAATGTTAGCGGGGTAAAGGCCTATGAAATCAATCCTTATTAAAGATACAACACGAGAGGAGCGCGAGGAGATTATAAAAGCATCTCTTGATTGTGGAGGCGGATGCGAAAACTGTTCTTCTTGTTGGCTTGGTGGCGGTAGTCCGTGGGATATTTATCAGGACTATATAGATGGAAAACGTGAAATTAGTGATATTAATAAGGATTATATGTCTATATACCGTCAAGATAGGCAAATAAAATAGGTATATTTATGAAAGAAGCTCCAGATATTATAAATTCAACTGAACAAGAACGGCGTGATTATATAAAGCAAAGATTTCCATGCATTGCAGATTGCGATATGTGTGGGCTTTGCAAAGTTTTTCACGGAAAAGATGCAGAAACAGCTTATGATGATTATATCTCAGGGATTCGGTCATTTTTAGATGTCTCAGCGGATTACAAAAGATGACTTAGACAATTCATCTTATTATTATCGATAGATGTAAGTTCAAACTCAAACAAAAGAGTTCAAATGTAATGGCATTTGAACTCTTTTGTTTGATAATCTAGTTTAGTCAATTCTATTTCCCCCAGCCCCCCTTTCCCCAGAATCTAAGGCAATTTTGCAGTTTTTTCATAATCTTTGGATATACTTACCTAAGATTAACAAGAGGAGGCGAGAGTTATGGAGTTTCAATTCTTATATGCTATACCACGTACAGAGGTGCTAGATACTTTCTTTCTAACAATCAACAAGATTACAGGATCTTATGGTCAGCTATGGGTGATTATAGCTGTAATTCTTCTTTTATTTAAGAAGACTAGGAAGATTGGTGTGGCGGTTTTGGTTTCTTATGTCTTGGTGTTTGTATTGGGACAGTTTGGTCTTAAGAATATGGTTTCAAGAATGAGACCTTGCCAGATAGATGAGACTTTTGAGCTTTTAGTTTCACGTCCATCTAGCTCATCATTTCCATCAACTCATTCAGCCTGGGCATTTGGTGGAGCAACGGCTATATTCTTAGGAAATAAGAAGGGCGGTATCATTGCTCTGATTTGGGCAGCACTGATAGCCTTCAGCAGAATGTATCTTTTCCTTCATTTTCCAACGGATGTATTAGCAGGTATTGTTTTTGGTGTACTTATGGGAAAAGTTGCGACTAAACTGGTGGATTTGATTTCAAAGAAGATTGGTGTAGCAAAGGCAGAATAACATTATATATGTTAGGTAGATAAATTAATCAATTGTTGGGAGGCGGCTATGAATAATGATGAAGTAATGGAAAAATACGGTATTTCAAAGAAACGTGGAATAGGTCTTATGCTTCAAATGTTGCTGATGATTGCAGCACTTATTCTTACGATTGTTGGAATTATCAACAACACCAATTTGCATCGCGCCATAATATACATCGGTCAGGCAGTTGCATGCATTCTGATAATTGTATTTGGCGTATTTCGGTTTAAAGACAGGGATAGAAAGTTCCTAAGGATTGTTCTAAATTCATATGCTTTGCTCGAAGCCTTAAGAGCAGCATTGTTAAATACAGATGGCGTTAATCCTTGGGTGGGCGCATTAGCAAAATTTCTCCTTGCGGTTTTAGCTTGCAATTGTGTTTTAGTTGCTGAAAGGATGGATAAGGGGTCTAGTGAGAAGATATCTTTAGGTATGGTTATTCTGGAGATAATTCTTTACTTAGTTTTTTTAGTGGGGTTCCCAGGTGTAATGCTTGGTCACCTTAATCGCTTCTTACCTCTTGTGGGCATACTTATTGCTGGAAGCATAGCCTTATTACAGAAAAGTAAGAATAGTCAGCTTGGAAAGGATGATTTGTAAGAGGACAGCCATAGCCGTGGCAGTACTGTTGATGTAACTCTTCTTGATATGCAGACTGGAAAAGAAGTAGATATGGGTGGACCATTTGATTACTTTGGTGAGATTTCTCATCCAGATTATAAAGGAATATCTCCTGAACAATATGATAACCGCATGACTCTACAGCAAGTCATGGTGCGAAATGGGTTTGAGCCTATAAATTGTGAATGGTGGCATTTCACACTAAAAAATGAACCGTATCCTGAAACATACTTTGATTTTCCGGTATCTTCGAGTTATCTGAGAAAATAATATTGTCCAACAATAAGACTTCTTGTGGGCTGCTTAAGGAAAAGCCCACAAGAACCTTTACCCTTCTGTGATATACTTAAATCATGTATTGAGTATTGATTGAAGGGGTATAGATAAAAAGCATTTGCTTTGGA
Above is a genomic segment from Pseudobutyrivibrio xylanivorans containing:
- a CDS encoding GHKL domain-containing protein; this encodes MNIHLTIIMLLNAIELAVPCTILARSLERRNYFVLRLFCCLALVFVYIFLFPLDGLNYLLIHIPIILVAFLYLKLCYKTTMTQTVFLGTIGYTLKHISSLINSIITVFFPRVFGHFSETKGEYFILGYALIIGIDIIVFSIAYYITAKKAIRAELQKNATIPMSILGAIVLIMNQFWSLGIVVAGADYTVSYSSLIEYIWNLMFCFLVLAIQFNIVQISEKDKELEITQRLIADKEQQYKMSKSNMEAIQKKCHDLKYEIAAIAMGVEPTKHAEDAMAVLRTFNSDIKTGNTTLDIIFNEKNYYCKDHDIVFTPMIDGAALSFIKTTDLYVLFSGLIDSAISSVRQLANHTKRYIYIYVHSEKGFLLIQIEHPLDLDKDYILKERNGQIIVKRPELAGLEYVIEKYDGSINTKLEEDVFMLNIIFPISESLEQEKK
- a CDS encoding LytR/AlgR family response regulator transcription factor; amino-acid sequence: MRNIAIVDDDANIRQQLQSFLKKYTENFGEDFVVSEFSIPEAFLTNYKSNYDVVFMDIDMPGMNGLQAAKRLRELDEKVVLIFVTNLAQYAIKGYEVAATDFVVKPLEYTKFETKIARAIKLTDDRAKSPSLLLRVEDKMVSIKMEDIRYVEVQGHNVYYYTSKDTYRIRGTLKESAAELDSNEFFMCAKCYLVNLAYVESVKGNVVTVAGQDITVSRPKKKVFMEALAAYHNKR
- a CDS encoding alpha/beta hydrolase; translation: MKKTKVFLFLGLIVCGLLTGCGKQTETASVTNAQAQAKDAAVEYQWDFVKKTTGIDDLKQECDEKGELTKLEYETPNYPVNPEETVTKEMWVYTPYGYDPAKEYNILYLMHGGGESEIYWLAGERWGPTTRNVLDNMIKNKVCDPFIVVTPTFNPATEMDIDNAEGAEDLTYVFADELRNQVVPTVESQFSTYADGDVSEENLIATRDHRAFAGFSMGSMTSIHCSLMKNVDMFSWVGSYSGAKTKVDDFKNALESDEYKDYAVKFWYNGNGKGDIAHDEHDEFCHGVVDAMPDRFVDGENFAWVDIKDGSHSYQSWVVDLYNCMLVFFKE
- a CDS encoding alpha/beta hydrolase is translated as MKRFSKLVCLLAAASMFVGCGQKQEQQQAQVQQTAAQEYQWDFAKKNGDIDALKEECDEKGEVITIEYETPAYAINDLKGVDETLTKTMTVYLPYGYDENGQYNVLYLLHGTRGETDPAMETIWLEGWSATRNILDNMIKEGMCEPTIVVCPTYYSEMEGNEMTEDDAKALSEKLNDEMIYADKAEDGGEVDNAQNIWPVYFGQELRNNIIPTAESQLATYAGHDVSEENLIATRDHRAFAGLSRGSMTVARSGMTDNADLFAYFGMYSGAWQKPEAFEKAMTEDFADYEIKFWYNGNGAGDFALENHKDFCEKVLSDIPDKFTDGQNYAFVKLRDGAHMFASWQADLYNSLLVFFK
- a CDS encoding alpha/beta hydrolase-fold protein; the encoded protein is MKKLLALMLCGAMGLSAVACGQTATETTTETSETTEIEETTAEAETTATASVDNSYAEDTDALVEEYADEFEQVEYTDDETGLTVTSNIYLPEDYDETEEYPMVVFIADSSCAGDDATSSLTQGRGALVWAADQWQSANPSIVLVPTYPETILDDQNGYSTTEYVELTKRLTDDVSEEYAVDTDRIYGTGQSMGCMTTLILASEYPDLYAACMFVDGQWDVSTLSSLEDQTFIYFAAEDDQNAYNGMQEVMDMFDEDGVEYTYAQWDGTWTPDELTDATSELTSGNTNAYFVSWKSGTIEASSETSFAGPNSSNDGGEKPALDSENDKPAMSGDAKAGEKPEGGMNAGGDNSMMESVKYHMASFDYAYRCISVMEWLFEN
- a CDS encoding TetR/AcrR family transcriptional regulator — protein: MNKNESRYFKSAEKMHTALISLIENKDFELITVKEICAEAGVNRSTFYLHYDNTNDLLRETIEAAYRDFFSRFSADGPKKIDIEDKKNEELFLVTPKYLMPYLEFVEDNRKLFYIMYEKNEMMGAEKTYEKWFREIFGPILTRFGVSETEQPFIMIFYLKGIIGVVNEWIARDCAESKDEIIGIIQKCILMPIKETN
- a CDS encoding dihydropteridine reductase, yielding MNNLDKVYAESVAKDYMPKETSKVRQLKKLDEKAKLPALVTAMSLGVVGALIFGLGMCLSMGILGTGLVSMIFGVILGLLGVVICGVNYPLYKKLLKKGKAMYAYDILELAKEITAAEN
- a CDS encoding phosphatase PAP2 family protein, whose amino-acid sequence is MEFQFLYAIPRTEVLDTFFLTINKITGSYGQLWVIIAVILLLFKKTRKIGVAVLVSYVLVFVLGQFGLKNMVSRMRPCQIDETFELLVSRPSSSSFPSTHSAWAFGGATAIFLGNKKGGIIALIWAALIAFSRMYLFLHFPTDVLAGIVFGVLMGKVATKLVDLISKKIGVAKAE